TCAGGGTCAATGGCAACTGCTGATTGCCGAGGTTACCGCCTGGGATGAGCGCCTGATAGGCCCCTATCGCCGCCTGCGGCAACTGGCCAAAAACAGCCTGAGCGAAGAAGAATACCGCCAGATGTTGGATGTGGAGCTGATGATGGAGCGCAAAGTGCAAAATCTGCTCCTGCATCGTTTAAACCAGCTGCCCACCAGCAGGGGAGAAGCCAATAATCTGATGTTGTTATTGGCAGAATTTGGGCTGGATATTGAGGTTGCCGCCGCACTTATCCATCAGGGTTAAGCAAGCAACACATCGAAAAACAAATAGACTACAAGACAAAACAAAAAA
This sequence is a window from Shewanella zhangzhouensis. Protein-coding genes within it:
- a CDS encoding DUF2390 domain-containing protein: MISEEVFTRELWQACEAHYSQHEALCLSLQDDCQINVNLLLLASELDRRCTGLNQGQWQLLIAEVTAWDERLIGPYRRLRQLAKNSLSEEEYRQMLDVELMMERKVQNLLLHRLNQLPTSRGEANNLMLLLAEFGLDIEVAAALIHQG